The following coding sequences are from one Triticum dicoccoides isolate Atlit2015 ecotype Zavitan chromosome 4A, WEW_v2.0, whole genome shotgun sequence window:
- the LOC119285352 gene encoding uncharacterized protein YKR070W-like — protein MRGFLSALALARAAARTRAELQGTRGRRLSHCAAAPARPSFGIAFDIDGVILRGRSPIGGSPQAIRRLYSDDGTLKIPFLFLTNGGGVPEHKRALELSDLLGVNISPAQVVHGHSPYGDLVKRFEDDLIVAVGKGEPASVMAEYGFRKVLSIDDYSSHFKEIDPLAPFKKWKVGQPDCKDFMSEKMHPPYDVYQERVKGVFVVSDPVDWGRDLQVLCDILSTGGLPGNGKGDQPPLYFSADDLEYQAAFPSERLGMGAFRIALESIFNQVNDVPLKYTSYGKPNPFVFKNAANILEKIVMDMYPNSQPRNEVQDHQFSTIYMIGDNPKVDINGVLKAGPPWSSVLTRTGVFRGNDNDPKFPADLVVDTVDDAISCILEKECIR, from the exons ATGAGGGGCTTCCTCTCCGCTCTCGCTCTCGCTCGCGCGGCGGCGCGGACGCGGGCGGAGCTCCAGGGCACGCGCGGCCGCCGACTGTCCCACTGCGCCGCGGCGCCGGCGAGGCCTTCCTTCGGCATCGCCTTCGACATCGACGGGGTCATCCTGCGCGGCCGTAGCCCTATCGGGGGCTCGCCGCAGGCCATCCGACGCCTCTACTCCGACGATG GTACCCTGAAGATTCCTTTTCTGTTCTTAACCAATG GAGGTGGTGTTCCAGAGCATAAACGAGCCCTAGAATTAAGTGACCTTTTGGGAGTTAACATCTCTCCAGCACAG GTTGTGCATGGCCATTCTCCTTACGGAGATCTGGTGAAGCG TTTTGAAGATGATCTTATCGTTGCTGTTGGAAAAGGAGAGCCTGCATCAGTGATGGCCGAGTATGGGTTTAG AAAGGTTCTGTCCATAGATGACTATTCATCACATTTTAAGGAAATTGACCCCCTAGCTCCTTTCAAGAAATGGAAAGTGGGACAACCAGACTGTAAAGACTTTATGTCTGAGAAAATGCATCCACCATATGATGTTTACCAGGAGAGAGTTAAAGGAGTGTTTGTTGTCAGTGACCCTGTTGATTGGGGTAGAGATCTACAG GTACTTTGTGACATCTTGTCAACTGGTGGACTTCCTGGAAATGGAAAAGGAGATCAACCTCCTTTATATTTTTCGGCTGATGATCTTGAATATCAG GCTGCATTTCCTTCTGAGCGGCTTGGGATGGGTGCCTTCCGGATAGCACTCGAAAGCATCTTCAATCA AGTTAATGATGTTCCACTGAAGTATACATCTTATGGGAAGCCTAATCCATTTGTGTTCAAGAATGCAGCTAATATACTAGAAAAAATTGTTATGGATATGTATCCAAATTCACAGCCGAGGAATGAAGTACAAGACCATCAGTTCTCTACTATCTACATGATCGGTGATAATCCTAAAGTTGATATCAATGGAGTTTTGAAG GCTGGCCCCCCTTGGTCGTCCGTCCTTACTAGGACTGGTGTTTTTAGGGGAAATGATAATGATCCAAAGTTTCCTGCTGATTTG GTTGTTGATACTGTTGACGATGCTATCAGCTGTATTTTGGAAAAGGAATGTATACGGTGA